The following are from one region of the Pseudomonas putida genome:
- a CDS encoding PAAR domain-containing protein yields MSMRMNIFGRYQGLDGDETTTGAICIASQARGRVHGHNWLLQGDPTTPCPLCGQAGTIVEGEARWRQDGIPTALDGALVQCGCPQGSNRLVASGYAPPSSRRAPAPEPVREAPAQAQTGNPTRSTYQPEGVQPSPTPQGMEPGFYIVPRCMTYQEVLAELGAPQANLPRSILERLNPTYQQGFKAGEIFVIGDGLRRPVCTREELSAMSAAKQAREALAELTPEEAEFMMRHQAEIAALLSDLSLAMGVSEAMVAKSMDELSTLLQKIEDLHKEQFIKHGHLRHPEFFAERQRLFKQLNANLKATTLNKRLNLGSYENLRRDLGISSRSLVHHWSKAGAPTHIPGYSTHLDKLAKMAKYLKAGGYIGITIGGTGSALKISEVCQSGNVKNCQKVKITEAGNFSGGLAAGWLGGKIAGKAATKVCWKAGAAGLACGVVITGAGALAGSIAGMGGGEELGEVIFEVFQDD; encoded by the coding sequence ATGAGCATGCGCATGAACATCTTCGGCCGATATCAAGGCCTGGACGGCGACGAAACCACCACAGGTGCCATCTGCATTGCCAGCCAGGCCAGGGGCCGCGTGCATGGCCACAACTGGCTGCTTCAAGGCGACCCGACCACACCCTGCCCGCTATGTGGACAAGCGGGCACAATCGTCGAGGGCGAAGCCCGCTGGCGGCAGGATGGTATACCCACGGCTCTGGACGGAGCACTGGTGCAATGTGGGTGCCCACAGGGCAGCAATCGCCTGGTAGCCAGTGGATATGCACCGCCATCGTCGCGCAGGGCACCTGCACCTGAGCCGGTTCGTGAGGCACCAGCACAGGCCCAGACGGGTAACCCGACAAGAAGTACCTACCAGCCTGAGGGGGTTCAGCCCTCGCCCACGCCACAAGGCATGGAACCCGGCTTCTACATCGTTCCGCGTTGCATGACGTATCAGGAAGTCCTGGCAGAACTGGGCGCGCCGCAGGCCAACCTGCCTCGGTCAATTCTGGAGCGGCTAAACCCGACCTATCAGCAGGGGTTCAAGGCGGGCGAGATCTTTGTCATTGGCGATGGCTTGAGGCGCCCGGTGTGCACTCGGGAAGAACTGTCTGCGATGAGTGCAGCAAAACAAGCTCGTGAAGCATTGGCGGAACTGACGCCCGAAGAGGCGGAATTCATGATGCGCCATCAAGCCGAGATTGCTGCGTTGCTCAGCGATTTGAGCCTGGCGATGGGGGTGAGCGAGGCGATGGTTGCCAAGTCGATGGATGAACTCAGCACCCTATTGCAAAAAATAGAGGATCTACATAAAGAGCAATTCATCAAGCACGGGCATCTCCGCCACCCTGAGTTCTTTGCGGAGCGTCAAAGACTGTTCAAGCAATTGAATGCGAACCTGAAAGCAACCACTCTGAACAAGCGACTCAATCTTGGAAGCTATGAAAACCTACGACGAGATTTGGGAATATCATCAAGAAGCCTAGTTCATCACTGGAGTAAAGCAGGGGCCCCGACGCATATCCCTGGTTACTCGACGCACCTAGACAAACTGGCCAAAATGGCTAAATACCTCAAGGCAGGAGGATATATAGGCATTACCATTGGCGGCACTGGCTCGGCATTAAAAATATCGGAAGTTTGCCAGTCAGGGAATGTCAAGAATTGTCAAAAGGTAAAAATTACTGAAGCGGGGAATTTTTCAGGCGGGCTAGCTGCGGGCTGGCTAGGCGGAAAGATAGCAGGTAAAGCCGCCACGAAAGTTTGTTGGAAAGCCGGAGCCGCCGGCTTGGCATGCGGAGTTGTGATTACCGGCGCAGGCGCACTAGCGGGAAGCATTGCAGGTATGGGCGGTGGCGAAGAGTTAGGTGAAGTAATCTTCGAGGTTTTTCAAGATGATTGA
- a CDS encoding DUF3077 domain-containing protein has protein sequence MTDETKTTPGVTYFYQGEGQTHPLFRIAEGIPCRSAREQASELMGYARDLSLTGLMDGDQQMLWASHYFAAMAKALLDDAELGLMR, from the coding sequence ATGACCGACGAAACCAAAACCACCCCCGGCGTTACCTACTTCTACCAAGGCGAAGGCCAAACCCATCCACTGTTCCGTATAGCCGAGGGCATCCCCTGCCGCAGCGCCCGCGAGCAAGCCTCGGAACTGATGGGCTATGCACGCGACTTGTCACTGACCGGTTTGATGGACGGCGATCAGCAGATGCTCTGGGCTTCGCATTACTTTGCAGCCATGGCCAAGGCGCTGCTGGATGATGCCGAGTTGGGTTTGATGCGCTGA
- the azu gene encoding azurin yields MTRQLLLLALLAAAPAAWSAQPCAVEIHGTDQMTFDKAAITVPKACAVFTVTLTHPGDMPKNVMGHNWVLSTQADMQGVLDDGQKAGEALDYVKPGDTRVIAHTRLIGGGETDSVTLDTRSLKAGTAYSFYCSFPFHSTLMKGSLILGS; encoded by the coding sequence ATGACTCGCCAGCTTCTGCTCCTCGCCCTGCTCGCCGCGGCCCCTGCCGCCTGGTCGGCGCAGCCATGCGCCGTGGAAATCCATGGCACCGACCAGATGACCTTCGACAAGGCCGCCATCACGGTGCCCAAGGCCTGCGCCGTGTTCACCGTCACGCTCACTCACCCTGGCGACATGCCGAAGAACGTGATGGGCCACAACTGGGTGCTGAGTACCCAGGCCGACATGCAAGGCGTGCTCGACGACGGCCAGAAGGCCGGCGAAGCGCTGGATTACGTGAAGCCCGGCGACACCCGGGTCATCGCCCACACCCGCCTGATCGGCGGCGGTGAAACAGACAGCGTCACCCTCGACACCCGGTCGCTGAAGGCCGGTACCGCCTACAGCTTCTACTGCTCGTTCCCGTTCCACAGCACCTTGATGAAAGGCTCCCTGATCCTCGGCAGCTGA
- a CDS encoding cyclic peptide export ABC transporter, whose protein sequence is MKTSSPGAIRELLGLLKPYRPAVIVSVLLGMLGGLAVTALLATVNQGLHEAGGMSQGVILAFAGLCVLALVSSVAADSGTNYVGQKVIARLRKDLGAKVLSAPIEQIERYRTHRLIPVLTRDVDTISDFAFAFAPLAISLTTVTGCMAYLAWLSWPIFLITLAAIGIGSGIQYVARQKGVAGFNAARDAEDNLQKHYSAIAEGAKELRIDRRRRHAMLTRNIQGTADFIANTHIRAINIFVAAKSLGSMLFFVVIGLTLALQSLWPSNDPAVMSGFVLVLLYMKGPLETLIGNLPILGRAQVAFRRIADLSERFSSPEPHLLLQPPVKRTAPASAHLELHNVEYAYPPVDGNEPFRVGPVNLSIEPGEILFIVGENGCGKTSLIKLLLGLYTPQRGEVRLNGKAVGPEGLDDYRQLFTTVFADYYLFDDLPEHEHSLPSDATRYLERLEIAHKVSVRDGAFTTTDLSTGQRKRLALVNAWLDGRPVLVFDEWAADQDPTFRRVFYTELLPDLKRLGKTIIVISHDDRYFDTADKVVHLSRGKVVEALEPA, encoded by the coding sequence ATGAAAACCTCCTCCCCCGGGGCCATCCGCGAATTGCTGGGCCTGTTGAAACCCTACCGCCCGGCGGTCATCGTCTCGGTGCTGCTGGGCATGCTCGGCGGCCTGGCCGTGACCGCCCTGCTGGCCACCGTCAACCAGGGCCTGCATGAGGCCGGCGGCATGAGCCAAGGCGTGATCCTGGCCTTCGCCGGCCTGTGCGTGCTGGCCCTGGTCAGCAGCGTGGCGGCCGACAGCGGCACCAACTACGTTGGGCAGAAAGTCATCGCCCGATTGCGCAAGGACCTCGGCGCCAAGGTGCTGTCAGCACCGATCGAGCAGATCGAGCGCTACCGCACCCACCGCCTGATCCCGGTGCTGACCCGCGACGTCGACACCATCAGCGACTTCGCCTTCGCCTTCGCCCCGCTGGCCATCTCGCTCACCACCGTGACCGGCTGCATGGCCTACCTGGCCTGGCTGTCGTGGCCCATCTTCCTCATCACCCTGGCAGCCATCGGCATCGGCAGTGGCATTCAGTACGTGGCCCGGCAGAAAGGCGTTGCCGGCTTCAATGCCGCCCGCGATGCCGAAGACAACCTGCAAAAGCACTACTCGGCCATTGCCGAGGGCGCCAAGGAGCTGCGCATCGACCGCCGCCGCCGCCACGCCATGCTGACCCGCAACATCCAGGGCACCGCCGATTTCATCGCCAACACCCATATCCGTGCCATCAACATCTTCGTCGCAGCCAAGAGCCTGGGGTCGATGTTGTTCTTCGTGGTCATCGGCCTGACCCTGGCCCTGCAGTCGCTATGGCCGAGCAACGACCCGGCGGTGATGAGCGGCTTCGTGCTGGTGCTGCTGTACATGAAAGGCCCGCTGGAAACCTTGATCGGCAACCTGCCCATCCTCGGCCGCGCCCAGGTGGCGTTCCGCCGCATCGCCGACCTGTCCGAGCGCTTTTCTTCGCCCGAGCCGCACCTGCTGCTGCAGCCGCCGGTCAAGCGCACCGCCCCGGCCAGCGCGCATCTGGAACTGCATAACGTCGAGTACGCCTACCCGCCGGTGGATGGCAACGAGCCGTTCCGCGTCGGGCCGGTGAATCTGAGCATCGAACCGGGCGAGATCCTGTTCATCGTCGGCGAAAACGGCTGCGGCAAGACCTCGCTGATCAAGCTGCTGCTGGGCCTGTACACCCCGCAACGCGGCGAAGTGCGCCTGAACGGCAAGGCCGTCGGGCCGGAGGGGCTGGATGACTATCGCCAGCTGTTCACCACGGTGTTCGCCGATTATTACCTGTTCGACGACCTGCCCGAGCACGAGCACAGCCTGCCCAGCGATGCAACGCGCTACCTGGAACGGCTGGAAATCGCCCACAAGGTAAGCGTGCGCGATGGCGCCTTCACCACCACCGACCTGTCGACCGGGCAGCGCAAGCGCCTGGCGCTGGTCAATGCCTGGCTGGACGGCCGGCCGGTGCTGGTGTTCGACGAATGGGCGGCGGACCAGGACCCGACCTTCCGCCGGGTGTTCTACACCGAACTGCTGCCGGACCTGAAGCGTTTGGGCAAGACCATCATCGTGATTTCGCATGATGACCGGTATTTCGATACGGCGGACAAGGTGGTGCACCTTAGCCGGGGGAAAGTGGTGGAGGCGTTGGAGCCGGCTTGA
- a CDS encoding ATP-binding protein — protein MPETVYHRPALASRLSKLILQVAVGSAASSGVFLAAPRRTGKSTFAREDLRPALETAGAIVLYADLWKDLTKDPGQVIVEAVREAVGRSEGFITRLARSSGMDKVTVGGLNFSVDKIGLGQDVDLTTALVALSDESRKIIVLIIDEAQHAITTEQGTAALFALKAARDELNSSKHHGLRIVCTGSNRDKLAMLRNSKDQAFFGASMVQFPTLDKDFIDWLCANIDLPCALDPAEVFQLFKESGYRPELLGAAADEIRFDFGITPEAIPARFRELVQAQANDLNANLKKVIHSLTPIQAAVLRVMCVKGNDFAPFEAPTLALYAKAMEQAGVEASEVKAEVPGVQQALIALQDKNLVWKASRGVYAVDEQVIVDIVRADGLLEGLA, from the coding sequence ATGCCTGAAACTGTCTATCACCGTCCGGCGCTCGCGTCCCGACTGTCGAAATTGATCCTGCAAGTCGCCGTGGGCAGCGCAGCAAGCTCAGGTGTGTTTCTCGCTGCGCCAAGACGTACCGGTAAATCCACCTTTGCTCGCGAAGACCTGCGCCCTGCCCTCGAAACAGCCGGGGCCATCGTGCTGTATGCCGATCTGTGGAAAGACCTGACCAAGGATCCCGGGCAAGTCATCGTAGAAGCGGTGCGGGAAGCGGTCGGGCGTAGCGAAGGCTTCATCACCCGGCTGGCAAGGTCATCTGGTATGGATAAGGTCACTGTCGGCGGCCTGAACTTCAGCGTGGACAAGATCGGACTGGGGCAAGATGTCGACCTGACCACCGCCCTGGTGGCGCTTTCCGATGAATCCCGCAAGATCATCGTACTGATCATCGACGAAGCACAGCATGCAATCACGACCGAGCAAGGAACAGCAGCGCTGTTCGCCCTCAAGGCAGCCAGAGACGAGCTCAACAGCTCGAAGCACCATGGCCTGCGCATCGTCTGCACAGGTTCAAACCGGGACAAGCTGGCCATGCTGCGCAACAGCAAGGACCAGGCGTTCTTCGGCGCCTCTATGGTGCAGTTCCCAACGCTGGACAAGGACTTCATCGACTGGCTGTGCGCCAATATCGACCTGCCATGCGCACTCGACCCAGCAGAGGTGTTCCAGCTCTTCAAGGAAAGCGGCTACCGCCCAGAGCTGTTAGGTGCGGCAGCGGATGAAATCCGCTTCGACTTCGGTATCACGCCCGAGGCTATTCCGGCACGATTCAGAGAGCTTGTTCAGGCACAAGCCAATGACTTGAATGCAAACCTGAAAAAGGTGATCCACAGCCTCACGCCTATCCAGGCTGCGGTTCTACGTGTCATGTGCGTAAAGGGGAACGACTTCGCGCCGTTCGAGGCCCCGACCCTGGCACTGTACGCCAAAGCGATGGAACAGGCTGGTGTGGAGGCGAGCGAAGTGAAGGCCGAGGTACCGGGGGTGCAGCAAGCACTTATCGCCTTGCAGGACAAGAACCTGGTGTGGAAAGCATCGCGGGGGGTGTACGCGGTAGATGAGCAGGTGATAGTCGATATCGTGCGTGCGGACGGCTTGCTGGAAGGCCTTGCCTGA
- the cysK gene encoding cysteine synthase A produces the protein MSRIFADNAHSIGNTPLVQINRIAPRGVTILAKIEGRNPGYSVKCRIGANMVWDAESSGKLKPGMTIVEPTSGNTGIGLAFVAAARGYKLMLTMPASMSLERRKVLKALGAELVLTDPAKGMKGAIEKASEIVASDPARYFLPGQFENPANPAIHEKTTGPEIWNDTDGAVDVLVAGVGTGGTITGVSRYIKQTQGKAITSVAVEPLASPLITQTLAGEELKPSPHKIQGIGAGFVPKNLDLSMVDQVETVTDEESKAMAIRLMQEEGILCGISCGAAMAAAVRLAEKPEMQGKTIVVILPDSGERYLSSMLFSDMFSEQENQQ, from the coding sequence ATGAGCCGTATCTTTGCAGACAACGCCCACTCCATCGGTAACACGCCGCTGGTGCAGATCAACCGCATTGCCCCGCGCGGCGTGACCATCCTGGCCAAGATCGAAGGGCGTAACCCGGGCTACTCGGTCAAATGCCGCATCGGCGCGAACATGGTCTGGGATGCCGAAAGCAGCGGCAAGCTCAAGCCGGGCATGACCATCGTCGAACCCACCTCGGGCAACACCGGCATCGGCCTGGCCTTCGTCGCCGCCGCCCGTGGCTACAAGCTGATGCTGACCATGCCTGCCTCGATGAGCCTGGAGCGGCGCAAGGTGCTGAAGGCGCTGGGCGCCGAGCTGGTGCTGACCGACCCGGCCAAGGGCATGAAGGGCGCCATCGAGAAGGCCAGCGAAATCGTCGCCTCCGACCCGGCCCGGTACTTCCTGCCCGGCCAGTTCGAAAACCCGGCCAACCCGGCGATCCACGAGAAGACCACCGGCCCGGAAATCTGGAACGACACCGATGGCGCGGTCGACGTGCTGGTGGCGGGCGTGGGCACCGGCGGCACCATCACCGGCGTGTCGCGCTATATCAAGCAGACCCAGGGCAAGGCGATCACCTCGGTGGCCGTGGAGCCGCTGGCATCCCCGCTGATCACCCAGACCCTGGCCGGCGAGGAACTCAAGCCCAGCCCGCACAAGATCCAGGGCATCGGCGCCGGCTTCGTGCCGAAGAACCTCGACCTGTCGATGGTCGACCAGGTGGAAACGGTGACTGACGAAGAGTCCAAGGCCATGGCCATCCGCCTGATGCAGGAAGAGGGCATCCTCTGCGGTATTTCCTGTGGCGCGGCGATGGCGGCGGCCGTGCGCCTGGCCGAAAAGCCGGAAATGCAGGGCAAGACCATCGTCGTGATCTTGCCGGATTCCGGCGAGCGCTACCTGTCGAGCATGCTGTTCAGCGACATGTTCAGCGAGCAGGAAAACCAGCAGTAA
- a CDS encoding DUF748 domain-containing protein, which produces MKARYRWPLIGLASLIVLLVALHLALPYLVRNYLNDKLADMGDYRGQVADVDLAWWRGAYQINGLKIVKTTGKVPVPFLDAPLIDLSVSWHALWYDRAVVAEVVFDRPELNFVDGGNKQNSQTGQGTDWRQQLEKLLPITLDEVRIDNGVLTFRNFNSRPPVNLKATQLDASIRNLTNIRDEKGRRDASFDGTALIVGDAKVESRATFDPFSDFDDFEFRLRATGIELRKLNDFASAYGKFDFNAGHGDVVIEAEATKGRLNGYIKPLLRDVDVFDWQQDVQEKDKGFFRSVWEALVGATETVLKNQPKNQFATRVELSGSVHKQDISAFEAFLQILRNGFIEAFNARYERDAPDSDQD; this is translated from the coding sequence ATGAAAGCCCGTTATCGCTGGCCGTTGATCGGCCTGGCCAGCCTGATCGTGCTGTTGGTGGCACTGCACCTGGCCCTGCCCTATCTGGTGCGCAACTACCTCAACGACAAATTGGCCGACATGGGCGACTACCGTGGCCAGGTGGCCGATGTGGACCTGGCCTGGTGGCGCGGCGCGTACCAGATCAACGGGCTGAAGATCGTCAAGACCACCGGCAAGGTGCCAGTACCGTTTCTCGACGCGCCGCTGATAGACCTGTCGGTGAGCTGGCACGCCCTGTGGTACGACCGCGCAGTGGTTGCCGAAGTGGTCTTCGACCGACCGGAACTCAACTTCGTCGATGGCGGCAACAAACAGAACTCGCAGACCGGTCAGGGCACCGACTGGCGCCAGCAACTGGAAAAACTGCTGCCGATCACCCTGGACGAGGTTCGCATCGACAACGGCGTGCTCACTTTCCGCAACTTCAACTCCAGGCCACCGGTCAACCTCAAGGCCACCCAGCTCGATGCCAGTATCCGCAACCTCACCAACATTCGTGACGAAAAGGGCCGACGCGATGCCAGTTTCGATGGCACGGCGCTGATCGTAGGCGATGCCAAGGTGGAAAGCCGTGCCACGTTCGACCCGTTCAGCGATTTTGATGACTTCGAGTTCCGCCTGCGCGCCACGGGTATCGAGCTGCGCAAACTCAATGACTTCGCCAGCGCCTACGGCAAGTTCGACTTCAATGCCGGGCATGGCGATGTGGTGATAGAGGCCGAAGCGACCAAGGGCCGATTGAACGGGTACATCAAGCCGCTGTTGCGGGATGTGGATGTGTTCGACTGGCAGCAGGATGTGCAGGAAAAGGACAAGGGTTTCTTCCGCTCGGTCTGGGAAGCGCTGGTGGGCGCCACCGAGACGGTATTGAAGAACCAGCCTAAGAACCAGTTCGCGACCCGTGTCGAGCTCAGCGGTAGCGTGCACAAACAGGATATCAGCGCCTTCGAGGCGTTTCTGCAGATACTGCGCAACGGGTTCATCGAGGCGTTCAATGCGCGGTACGAGCGTGATGCGCCGGATTCCGACCAGGATTGA
- a CDS encoding MoxR family ATPase has protein sequence MKFEGTRDYVATDDLKLAVNAAITLERPLLVKGEPGTGKTMLAEQLAASFGARLITWHIKSTTKAHQGLYEYDAVSRLRDSQLGVDKVHDVRNYLKKGKLWEAFEAEERVILLIDEIDKADIEFPNDLLQELDKMEFYVYEIDETIKARQRPIIIITSNNEKELPDAFLRRCFFHYIAFPDRTTLQQIVDVHYPNISQSLVSEALDVFFDVRKVPGLKKKPSTSELVDWLKLLMADNIGEAVLRERDPTKAIPPLAGALVKNEQDVQLLERLAFMSRRGNR, from the coding sequence ATGAAGTTCGAAGGCACCCGCGACTACGTCGCCACAGACGACCTGAAACTGGCAGTAAACGCGGCCATCACCCTCGAACGCCCCTTGCTGGTAAAGGGCGAACCCGGCACCGGCAAGACCATGCTTGCCGAGCAGCTGGCGGCCTCGTTCGGTGCGCGCCTGATTACCTGGCACATCAAGTCCACCACCAAGGCCCACCAGGGCCTCTACGAGTACGACGCGGTCAGCCGCCTGCGGGACTCGCAACTGGGCGTGGACAAAGTCCACGATGTGCGCAACTACCTGAAAAAGGGCAAGCTGTGGGAGGCCTTCGAGGCCGAGGAACGGGTCATCCTGCTGATCGACGAAATCGACAAGGCCGACATCGAGTTCCCCAACGACCTGCTGCAAGAGCTCGACAAGATGGAGTTCTACGTCTACGAAATCGACGAGACCATCAAGGCCAGACAGCGCCCGATCATCATCATCACCTCCAACAACGAAAAGGAGCTGCCGGACGCCTTCCTGCGCCGCTGCTTCTTCCACTACATCGCCTTCCCCGACCGCACCACCCTGCAACAGATCGTCGACGTGCACTACCCGAACATCAGCCAGTCGCTGGTCAGCGAGGCGCTGGACGTGTTCTTCGACGTGCGCAAGGTACCAGGCCTGAAGAAAAAGCCCTCCACCTCCGAACTGGTCGACTGGCTCAAGTTGCTGATGGCCGACAACATCGGTGAAGCGGTTCTGCGCGAACGCGACCCGACCAAGGCCATTCCGCCGCTGGCCGGTGCGCTGGTGAAGAACGAGCAGGACGTGCAGTTGCTCGAGCGCCTGGCCTTCATGAGCCGGCGCGGCAACCGCTGA
- a CDS encoding VWA domain-containing protein: MLLNLFNEMRAAKVPVSVRELLDLHQALQKRVVFADMDEFYYLARAILVKDERHFDKFDRAFAAYFKGLENLDRHIEALIPEDWLRKEFERSLTDEERAQIQSLGGLDKLIEEFKKRLEEQKERHAGGNKWIGTGGTSPFGSGGFNPEGIRVGEAGKRQGKAVKVWDQREYKNLDDQVELGTRNIKLALRRLRKFAREGAAEELDIDGTIDHTARDAGLLNIQMRPERRNTVKLLLLFDIGGSMDAHVKVCEELFSACKTEFKHLEYYYFHNFVYESVWKNNLRRTSERYSTFDLLHKYGDDYKVVFVGDAAMAPYEITQPGGSVEHWNEEAGYVWMQRFMEKFRKIIWINPYPKQAWDYTASTHLVRDLIEDKMYPLTLQGLEEGMRYLSK, encoded by the coding sequence ATGCTGCTCAACCTGTTCAATGAAATGCGCGCGGCCAAGGTGCCGGTGTCGGTACGCGAACTGCTCGACCTACACCAGGCCCTGCAAAAGCGCGTGGTGTTCGCCGACATGGACGAGTTCTACTACCTCGCCCGCGCCATCCTGGTGAAGGACGAGCGCCACTTCGACAAGTTCGACCGCGCTTTTGCCGCCTACTTCAAGGGCCTGGAGAACCTCGACCGGCATATCGAGGCGCTGATACCCGAAGACTGGCTGCGCAAGGAATTCGAACGTTCGCTGACCGACGAGGAGCGCGCGCAGATCCAGTCGCTGGGTGGCCTGGACAAGCTGATCGAGGAGTTCAAGAAGCGCCTCGAAGAGCAGAAGGAGCGTCACGCCGGCGGCAACAAGTGGATCGGCACCGGCGGCACCAGCCCGTTCGGTTCGGGCGGCTTCAACCCCGAGGGCATCCGTGTGGGCGAGGCCGGCAAGCGCCAGGGCAAGGCGGTGAAGGTGTGGGACCAGCGCGAATACAAGAACCTGGACGACCAGGTGGAGCTGGGTACGCGCAACATCAAGCTGGCCTTGCGCCGACTACGCAAGTTCGCCCGTGAAGGCGCCGCCGAAGAGCTGGACATCGACGGCACCATCGACCACACCGCACGGGATGCCGGGCTGCTGAACATCCAGATGCGCCCCGAGCGGCGCAACACGGTGAAGCTGCTGTTGTTGTTCGACATCGGTGGCTCGATGGACGCCCACGTCAAGGTCTGCGAAGAACTGTTCTCGGCGTGCAAGACCGAGTTCAAGCACCTGGAGTATTACTACTTCCACAACTTCGTGTACGAATCGGTGTGGAAAAACAACCTGCGCCGCACCTCGGAGCGCTATTCCACCTTCGACCTGCTGCACAAGTACGGCGATGACTACAAGGTGGTGTTCGTCGGCGACGCGGCCATGGCGCCCTACGAGATTACCCAGCCAGGTGGCAGCGTGGAGCACTGGAACGAAGAAGCCGGGTACGTGTGGATGCAACGTTTCATGGAGAAGTTCAGGAAGATCATCTGGATCAACCCGTATCCGAAGCAGGCCTGGGACTACACCGCATCGACCCATCTGGTGCGGGACTTGATCGAAGACAAGATGTACCCGCTGACCTTGCAGGGGTTGGAGGAAGGGATGCGTTACCTGTCCAAGTGA
- a CDS encoding biotin-dependent carboxyltransferase family protein has translation MKQLKIEASTPLCQLQDAGRFGVRHLGVTQGGALDWVAMHWANWLLGNPLAAPVVEVALGGFCVVAEQDCVLALAGADLDARVDDQPLAPWRSFALSKGQRLTLKQPKQGVRTYLAAPGGFLGEDVLGSCATVVREELGGVDGQGSALGKGQALAFSGTPATLREVPEALRPQYAQKPVLDLVMGAQIGDFSGTSLFEAFNREWTLDSRADRMGIRLLGPQLAYQGAPMISEGIPLGAVQVPPDGQPIVLLNDRQTIGGYPRLGALTPLALAQLAQCMPGAVVRFRAVVQDEAWREQQVYLDRWR, from the coding sequence ATGAAGCAATTGAAGATCGAGGCCAGTACGCCGCTGTGCCAGTTGCAGGATGCCGGGCGCTTCGGCGTACGCCACTTGGGGGTGACCCAGGGCGGGGCGCTGGACTGGGTGGCGATGCACTGGGCCAACTGGCTGCTGGGCAACCCGCTGGCGGCGCCGGTGGTCGAGGTAGCGCTGGGTGGTTTCTGTGTAGTTGCCGAGCAGGATTGTGTGCTGGCCCTGGCCGGTGCCGACCTGGATGCGCGGGTCGATGATCAGCCGTTGGCGCCCTGGCGCAGCTTTGCGTTGAGCAAGGGGCAGCGGTTGACCCTGAAACAGCCGAAGCAGGGCGTGAGGACCTACCTGGCTGCACCGGGCGGGTTCCTGGGTGAGGATGTGCTGGGCAGTTGTGCCACGGTTGTGCGCGAAGAACTGGGCGGTGTCGATGGCCAGGGCTCTGCGCTTGGCAAAGGCCAGGCGCTGGCATTTTCAGGCACGCCGGCGACCCTGCGTGAGGTACCGGAAGCGCTGCGGCCACAGTACGCACAAAAGCCTGTGCTTGACCTGGTGATGGGGGCACAGATCGGTGATTTCAGTGGTACCAGCCTGTTCGAGGCGTTCAACCGCGAGTGGACGCTGGACAGTCGGGCCGACCGTATGGGCATCCGCCTGCTTGGGCCGCAGTTGGCCTACCAGGGCGCGCCGATGATTTCCGAGGGGATTCCGCTGGGGGCGGTGCAGGTGCCGCCTGATGGGCAGCCGATCGTGTTGCTCAACGACCGGCAGACCATTGGCGGCTATCCGCGGCTGGGGGCGTTGACGCCGCTGGCGCTGGCGCAACTGGCGCAGTGCATGCCGGGGGCGGTGGTGCGGTTCCGGGCGGTGGTGCAGGATGAGGCCTGGCGGGAGCAGCAGGTTTACCTGGACCGTTGGCGATAA
- the pxpB gene encoding 5-oxoprolinase subunit PxpB: MKPRIEVVAIDSLMVRLFERIDEANMPWLLAASQRLHAAFGEHLLDLVPSYTTLMVQFDLPPGQARALILRALEGMQPDTGSAGRGHEIPVWYDASVGPELPVLAARSGLSEAEVIRLHSEREYPVFALGFAPGFGFMGLVDERLASPRLSTPRKRVAAGSVGIAERQTAAYPAVSPGGWNLIGRTPVRLFDREREGYSLLQPGDRVRFVPVSRSEFVALGGDVEAQG, encoded by the coding sequence ATGAAACCGCGCATTGAAGTGGTGGCCATTGACAGCCTGATGGTGCGCCTGTTCGAGCGTATCGACGAGGCCAACATGCCGTGGCTGCTCGCCGCCAGCCAGCGCTTGCACGCGGCGTTCGGCGAGCATTTGCTGGACCTGGTGCCGTCCTACACCACGCTGATGGTGCAGTTCGACCTGCCACCGGGGCAGGCGAGGGCGCTGATCCTTCGTGCGCTGGAAGGCATGCAGCCAGACACGGGCAGCGCTGGGCGCGGCCATGAGATCCCGGTGTGGTACGACGCCAGCGTCGGCCCGGAACTGCCGGTGCTGGCGGCCCGCAGCGGCTTGAGTGAAGCAGAGGTGATCCGCTTGCACAGCGAGCGTGAGTACCCGGTATTCGCCCTGGGTTTCGCCCCTGGTTTCGGCTTCATGGGCCTGGTGGACGAACGCCTGGCCAGCCCGCGCCTGAGCACCCCGCGCAAGCGCGTGGCGGCCGGCAGTGTCGGCATTGCCGAGCGCCAGACGGCGGCCTATCCGGCGGTGTCGCCGGGTGGCTGGAACCTGATCGGGCGCACCCCGGTGCGCCTGTTCGACCGCGAGCGCGAGGGCTACAGCTTGTTGCAACCCGGTGACCGGGTGCGCTTCGTGCCGGTTTCGCGCAGCGAGTTCGTGGCGTTGGGCGGTGATGTGGAGGCGCAAGGATGA